In Rutidosis leptorrhynchoides isolate AG116_Rl617_1_P2 chromosome 6, CSIRO_AGI_Rlap_v1, whole genome shotgun sequence, the DNA window tggcgttgatgcaggttgtgtggtggaagcatatgttgtagctgatgaaacttccagggaaagccaaacaggatgTTGCACCATAACAGTTCACTTGGGTACACAACATGTGCCGATGTGAAATGCTTGAAACGTGATATTCTAAGTGTTATATTCTTTATGGTAGAGTATGATGattctgttaagagttatgattgtccgtaatggcaatgattgtcggtttagacaatgttcgacacatatgcaaattttatttcttgggttaGGGATAATGTcggcggcatgaagatgaggatcttgaagttgtcgttgaGGAAGCATCTAAGTCGGTGTCCTTTGCAATGTGGAAGTAtgattatcttcttctatccaaaagatgGAGATTTGtaggttatagttttggttagaagaaattGATATGGTTGCTTATTGTCACATTGGTAGATAGAAGGATGTTATCCTATATAGGTTGGAGgtgggtgacttggttataaaaggagggctaagtctCACCTTCAATTTGTACTAATCAATACACTTTaattatttgattatttcttttttttcttacttttgtTCGAGAGTTTttctagttaaatattttggaaagtgtagttggcttaagagagttgtcatgtcattgtaacaatttgtgatatagtgtatttctttcTTTGGAGGCTCGTGGTTTTTCTCCCGTTTTGAAGTTTTCAtgttaaattcttgtgttgtggattgtATTTATTTCTTTACTGTCTTTCATTTGACATgtgttgggaattagtgagaccattTTTCTCAACAATCCGTTCATTCATGGATAAACTTTCAAAAAGTTAGTGTGGGAATGGTGTGTGGCATTCCATTATGGCTGTTTGCAATTCTTCAATTAATCGGGGGGTCTGATTCCTTGAATGCTTTTCACTTGTCAATTGGCAATGGAAACAATGTTTGGTTATGGCTAGAATCTTAGATTAAAGTGTCACTTTGGATTATTGGTTTGAACATTATGACTGGTGCAATTTCTGAGAAATAGCGTGATAAGTACAATTTTATGGTGGAGGTTGCAAGTGTGTGACGAAGGCTGTGAATGAATAGAGAGAAGTGATAGTTGAGAAATAAATAATGCGGTTGTAGAGTTGTTGCCTTGTGAGGATGTAAAATTTGTTTTCCACCCTCTAATTATCTCGAAATTGAGGTGATATCGATCACCGTAAAAAGTCCATACATTATCCCTTTTAACCCTCTCCATTGTCCCTTTTAACCCTCTCCATTATACCCCCGTTATAAAAACTCAAGAATTGTTGATTAGTATTTTATCCCTCCTCCTTCTCCTTTTCGTAGTCAaaagtaaaaataagaaaaaattacgccgttagtACCTGTGGTTTGTTTAGATTATCATTACAACACCTAAACTTTATTTTTTGCGCAGTTGGTACCTAGGTTTTGTTTAAATTCGTGATTGGTACCATTGACTAACTGTCGATAAATTTTAACAGCAATCCctcacatgtgccatgcatgtgagggtaatttcgtccgtttcatttatttaatctatataaaagTACAATACCATACCACTAGAAAAACTATACTATGCGAGAAAAACTTTGCACTTTTACTTCTAAAAGCAGTTTATTTTATACTCCGTATTTTCTTACTCCTAAATGTCACGATCAAATTTTATAGAGGACTACTAAACACCTTACACAAGGTTGTTTGCAAATTAGCTTTACATGTGAAAGGCTCCATAACATTCTTACATCGCAACATATATCACAACAGTAAGTATGTTagaataatatatgataattagctTGGAACATCATTATAAAGCAGCTCCATAACAAAATCTAGTACACACTATATAATAAGCAAGCCAAACAGAAACTCAAATTAAGAAGTAAGTGATTAACCAACTCTACTAAAAAATATTGACTTATTTCAAACCCATTTTATAAATTTTACAAAATAATCAGCTAGATTTATTCATGTTATGCAAACAGTGGATACTTAGAAGATAGACATAAACCGATCATTTTCTCTATGGCAACGTTGGACACGGTGAAGAATATAACCGGATTAACCGAGTGGTTCGGTGAGAACAAGCGGCTCGGGAGTTTGGTCCAGCAATAAGATTGCTGATTtttttccaaaaatgtaaagaggatGAAGGATATTGGAATAAAATTTCTGAAGGTGGTTTGAAGCGTATATATGAATGGTAATCAAATAATCAACTATTTGGCAAAATCGAGTAAAAAACAATAACGATGATGATTTTTCAAAATCATCAATTAGATGAAATCGAGTGAAGAACAGTACGACGAGCTCAAATTTTGATTTTTTGAATCAATCACTTTTAGATCACGATCTCTACATGAAACATGTTGCAAATTCAAATCTTAATGCTCAACTATCAACCTCATAACCTGAATCAACATATATCTCACGAGAATTTGATGAGAAACAAATTGGTTGACTTTTGAAACCTTAGCTTTGACTCGAAAATCCGAATTCGTTTCAATGAATTGAAACCTCAAACTTTGCATATAGATTCAAGACGTGATTCTCAACtactctgcatttttagatttctcGATTTCGTTCCCAAATGATTCGGAGACTAGAACGAGCTTGAGTTTTCAAACAAGAACTCGATCTGATTTTGCTTGAATCAGTTGTTGTTGATGTGGATAATAAACCGTAATTCATTTTAAATGGATTAATATAATGTAAAGGGACGAAATAACCTCACATGCGTTGCACATGTGAGGGGTTGCTGTTAAAATTTAACTAAAGTTAGCCAGATGTACCAATCACAAAAGCTACACAAAACCTAGTTACCAAGTACGTAAAAAATAAAGTTTAGGTGTTGTAATGATAATCTCAACAAACCACAGGTACTAAcgttgtaattttttttaaaataataaacataaataaaaaagGTCAATTCCTATGTTTTCCCCTATGTTAATTAGGCCTTGTGATTTAGAGTTTTTGTCCATTTGTAGGCCTTCAAAAGGTCCATGCTGTTGCGATTGGTCTTCATCAGGCCCGGCCAACTTGTTCGCTTGACATATTAAGTCTGTTGACACGTgtctttttactttttatttatttattttttttagacGTTATTGGAGCTCCCTCTACTTGGGCAGGGTCGTTCTTTTATTCGAGTTTGTGTAGCACAACAAACTCCCCGCATCAACTTTGGAAACTTTTTGACGAGTCTATTGTAATTAACATAACTAAATTTTTAGCCGTTACATAAGCGCTACATAACTATCATAACTAATTTCTTAGCGCAAAAAAGATAAAACCAATGTATATATAACCCACAAGACAAAAGATTCCATGGCTTGCCTTTAAACACACATTACGGACGCCCTATAACGACGATAGGAATCATTGAACCATCTCTGTCATGATAATGGAACATTTTATAATTTCATGGTTTATGTCAATgtccatgaacacatttttttaaattttcttacATCTCCATCTTTAGTTACTAAAGTCTCAGTAAGTACCTAAACGGCATAAGCTCCAAGGTGTTCGGCGTGCCAAACGTATAATTACGGTACATTTAATTCAACGAACATGAAATGTCATTTAATATGTACGTATTAAGATCCATCGTAAGGTAGTTTCAGTGTTACCGTTCTCAACCTACACATAAACCTCACCTTCAAACCATACCAGAAATTACTCATTTTGACTTGGCCATTAACATATTTTACCACACATAACTGAATTCAAACCCATGTTAACCTAATGCATAAGCACATTTATTGCATTAGAAGTTCATAATTTTACTTACAAACATGTTCAGTCATCAGTCATCACAAGATGCTCATCAAATATCTATACCTTCTTACAGTATATCtaattatttttatataatcaAGGATGAAAAAAAAAATGTACACACAATTCTTATAACGAGTCCCTGTCAGAAGGTTTCTTGACTTCACGTAACGGGACAGAATTTTGATAGCAATGGTAAAAATCATAATGAGGAAACTTTTCGTACCAGGTGTCTTGCCGAACATGAGTGTCCCAGTGTTCGCCGCTGCTGCTTTTGCCGTATTTGTGGACCCATCCAGTGCCGTTGTGACCTTCGCCCCATGTTTTATTCCATCTTTCTCCGTATTTACCTTCCCACCATGTTTCCCCTTGTTTGACTCCATGCCCGTTTTGGTCAAAGTGCTCGTCCCATTTATCACCCCATTTAGTCCACCTGTCACCCTCTGAACGTTCTGCCCATTTATCGGTGTATTTCACACTTCCACCTTGCCCATCATATTTCTCGCCCCACCTGCCAAGTCATCATTATTAAACAAACAATAATATAATTCACCCGTGTAGGACTTAAGATATGAAATTGTAAAATGGTACCTTTCATGCCAAACATGAGCATGGCCAACGTCTAGCTGTGTGGTTGGGTCAATGGTGCACCACTTGTGAGCCCACTTCTCGGCTTGACCAGCACCGTAATGTTCAAACCATTTTTCCTGCCACTCATCACCTTTTCCATTCTTCCCCCATTTATCTGCAGTCTTTTCAATATGCATACACCCTTCAATCTGTACATATACCACGCACGTTGCTTTAAACATAAACACTTGAGACAGTAAAGCCACATGCATGTATATTAGCCAAGTTGAAATATCAaaattttgaccaactttgactttgaccaactcAGACCCAACCCAGCCAAGTTTGACCGCCTTTGACCTGACTTTTTAACGTTGACCGACTTTTTAAGTGTTTTTGGGCAAAACAAGACGGTTTAGTCCCCAAACTGAtacgtcggccgacttttacaacggtGGATATAAGTATGGAGTACAAGAGCTTCATCACACaaaaaattaaaatgtaataaagtcAAAATTTGAAGAAAACATCATATACCTGTGCCATTGATTCTTTCCAAAATTCACGCCAAACGTTTCCATAAGCATCACGACCCGATTTCTCGGACCCAAGCTCCTTATAACCCAACTCATCAGCCGCTTCCCAATATTTCTCTTCCCATTCAACAGATTTATCAGCACTAACACCCCTAGTCAAAGTCCACCTACACACCACTCCATCTGGCCTTACGTCCGTCCCAGTTTCTTTCCACCACATCGATCCTTCCTGTTTAATCCCGTGCGATGATGCCACCGGATCCACTTCAGCAAGTGCATGAGCTGCATCTTCTGCATACGTTGAAAACATATTATCGACCTCTTGTTCTTCTCTCAGTTCAGATATGGACTTAGCTTCATCCTGTTTCTGAACCCCCATTAGTGACTGAAGAGGAGGAAGAGGCGGATTGTGATTAACGTCGGTTTTGCTTTCGAATGGTAGGGACAGATGACTTATGGATGGTTCAACTTCCATTAATGGTCTTGGTTGAATAGGAGATGGTGATGTTTTTCGACTTGGTGTTATGTCGGGCCCGCTACTGACATTAGAAACGATATCAGTAGGTGGTATCCAAGACCAAAAACTTGGACCTGGTGTTCCGATACTTTCTGACGATCCTGATACACGCAGATATGTATTGTCAACAGTGAGTATCATGAACCAATGTGTTTTTCTAATGAATGAAATAAAACCGATAGAGAAAGACAACGGTTAAGTAAAACTGGAAATTTATTAAATAACCTTCTTCTATACTGAGACATGGCAAGTTTCGGTATGAATATGATCAGGTTAGGTAACGGGTCAAAACAGGTAATTGAAATTAACTTTCTTCTATACTGAGAGATAATTAGTGACTTAAATATCAAACGTCAAACTGGGTATAGTTTAGCAGCTTCCTTCATTATTAGCCCTTTCGTAAACTAAGTAACTGTTGTTTATTATCTATTATCTACTATTGAATACAATCAGCCATATCATAGTCTAATTGagtgcgtttgtttacctcttaattgaataGTTCAACACTAAATGTTGCGTTTGTTTCTGACTTCTAAATGATATATAGTGCTAAATGGTTTAGAATTCAGTGGTGAATCATTCAGAGTTGAAATATTCTCttaaccaatttttttttttttgaacagcgatttTTTGGCATCAATATCATTTATtccaacgaccctcatcatttgcacgtaacacacacgttcgggcggaaacccaaacccgatcgacggtacccgggaacacatccatttaaAATACATTAAACATCTAAATTTTATATAATATCGTCTTTAAATTGTATCAAGAACACTTATTCAACAACTATATTGTTTTTTATTCATGTAAaaggttaataaggtaattttacatcATTAACATTGCTCATTCAAAATTATCATCAAACAGTTTATTGTTGTTCAGAACCGAGTTCAATCAAAACacttgaatcattcagattatgaacctTTCAGCGtttgatcattcagttttatcaaacacacCCTTAAGTTCAACATATCATATTTCAGTAAATTCATTTTAATGCAACCTAATACTAATAAAATATACTACCTTTCTATGCCAGTATGCCCTAACACCAATTAAAACTGAAAATTACAACCTCTAAGCAGaaaaaacattatttaaacaaaaattCCTACTTAATTAAtcatataatcataatcattcaatatatAACATAATCATCTTCAAAATgtacatctaaaaacataattaaaTTCCATCATTATAAAGCAAATTCAGTTACCTTGTACCAAATCTGTAACAAGAACATCCTctccatcaccatcaccaccatcatcatcatccaaaTCATAAGTTTCATCTTCagcattcatcatcttcttttttTCCTCCTCATTCAAAAGTGTACTAGcaactgcaatagcagcagcagctcgATCGATAACTTGTATCCTCTGAAT includes these proteins:
- the LOC139852878 gene encoding protein LIKE EARLY STARVATION, chloroplastic; translation: MSSQFYITFTPSSYSSYPKPHHRFAQTHHPNRHFLLLSKRFGNGTVRVSDVGGDSYLGMWKKAMDRDRKEIEFNKIAKNVAGNDEDLEVKSSEFLKILDVDKEERDRIQRIQVIDRAAAAIAVASTLLNEEEKKKMMNAEDETYDLDDDDGGDGDGEDVLVTDLVQGSSESIGTPGPSFWSWIPPTDIVSNVSSGPDITPSRKTSPSPIQPRPLMEVEPSISHLSLPFESKTDVNHNPPLPPLQSLMGVQKQDEAKSISELREEQEVDNMFSTYAEDAAHALAEVDPVASSHGIKQEGSMWWKETGTDVRPDGVVCRWTLTRGVSADKSVEWEEKYWEAADELGYKELGSEKSGRDAYGNVWREFWKESMAQIEGCMHIEKTADKWGKNGKGDEWQEKWFEHYGAGQAEKWAHKWCTIDPTTQLDVGHAHVWHERWGEKYDGQGGSVKYTDKWAERSEGDRWTKWGDKWDEHFDQNGHGVKQGETWWEGKYGERWNKTWGEGHNGTGWVHKYGKSSSGEHWDTHVRQDTWYEKFPHYDFYHCYQNSVPLREVKKPSDRDSL